The genomic interval CGGATCCAAACCCCGTGCCCGGGGCGGAATTGCGCCATAAAGCTTATGCCTGCCAGGATAACACCCCGTCAACAATGACGCCCGCGACGCTGAACAAATTGCCTGAGGCACGTAAAACTGGTGATAACAACACCCGCCTGCAGCCAATTTTTCCACATTGGGCGTCGGATACGCCGTCTCTCCAAATGGCCGAAAATCCGCCCATCCGGAATCATCTAAAAAAATCACCACAAAATTTGGTCTTCTGTTCAAGATACAACCCTCCTTAAAAATTGTTTTACAGTATGCATTATTCTTGACGACAACGCCCTACTACCCGATTATTATAGAACGAACTTGCTTTATCAGTCAATCTCTATGGAGTTTTCAATGGCAACCATCTCCGAAGAAGCCACCTCTCGCGTCACCGAAGACGACATGGCTTTTTACCGCGAAAATGGATACCTCGTAATCCCCGATGCGCTCACCCCCGAAGAAGTCGAAATCCTGCGCGATGAAACCACAGCGCTGTGCCGAGGGGAGCGCGGCGACATAGGCAATTTACCCGCTATCTCGCCCGACGACACTGACGACGATGTAATCAAACGCATCCTGTGTATCCACCACGTACACAGAATCTCGCCCATCATGTACGACGCGCTATCCCATCCCGTAATGGTCGATGGCCTCACGAGCGTCATCGGACCCAATGTCAAATGCATGCAATCCATGCTCTTCATCAAAAGCGCGGGAAAACCCGGACAAGCCTGGCATCAGGATGAAATCTACATCCCCACCCGCGACCGGTCGCTCACGGGCGGCTGGTTTGCCCTTGACGATGCCACCACTGAAAACGGCTGCTTGTGGGTCATTCCCGGCTCGCACAAACGCGGCATATTGTGGCCTCAACACGTACAGCACGACAAGCGCTTTGACTGTGCCCATGAAACCTTCCGATTCCCCTACACAGATGACGACGCCATCCCCGTCGAAGTCAAAACAGGCGCGCTCGTCTTCTTTCACGGCTACCTGCTCCATCGCTCGTTTCCCAACCGCGCCAAATCCGGCTTCCGTCGCGTGCTCGTCAACCACTACATGAGCGCGGAATCCCTCCTCCCCTGGCGCAATTTGAAACCCGGCGAACGCATGGCAACCGCAGACATGCGAGAAATCATCATGATCGTAGGCGAAGACCCTTATGCGTACAAAGGCACCAAAATAACGGGAAAACCGCATGTGCGCACGGCCGGCGATGGCGGATGCGGCGACGGCAGACAAGACGTACGATCATAAAAAACTCACTGGTACTGATCGCCCGGCGCGGGCAAGTACGTTTTCGCAATCTCTGGA from Gemmatimonadota bacterium carries:
- a CDS encoding phytanoyl-CoA dioxygenase family protein, which codes for MATISEEATSRVTEDDMAFYRENGYLVIPDALTPEEVEILRDETTALCRGERGDIGNLPAISPDDTDDDVIKRILCIHHVHRISPIMYDALSHPVMVDGLTSVIGPNVKCMQSMLFIKSAGKPGQAWHQDEIYIPTRDRSLTGGWFALDDATTENGCLWVIPGSHKRGILWPQHVQHDKRFDCAHETFRFPYTDDDAIPVEVKTGALVFFHGYLLHRSFPNRAKSGFRRVLVNHYMSAESLLPWRNLKPGERMATADMREIIMIVGEDPYAYKGTKITGKPHVRTAGDGGCGDGRQDVRS